The Humulus lupulus chromosome 3, drHumLupu1.1, whole genome shotgun sequence genome window below encodes:
- the LOC133824829 gene encoding putative disease resistance protein At3g14460, producing MAELVIGAFLSASFDFLLEKIASPYVEEFFFKGNKSCVSERLFKLKSTFNCLAAVRFEVENKKIKNPAVEEWLDDLLDAVDDAEDFFGDVEYDALKPKKAAESRKARRKASKLLSRFFSKPSNSIDRKRNTDMEEILLRLELLANQIGILNLENNVVEVKPSEMLFVKTSLPDEPEVYGRENDKDALMKSLISDDVGSDQNICDVIPIVGMGGIGKTTLAQTLFNDEEVMKMFELKVWVYVSDKFDAMAVTKTILQQVAPDDARIDMDLNSLQVNLAKKLKGKKFLIVLDDAWADDYVQWKEVMKPFKDGAKGSKIVVTTRNKTVADSIGTVDPHYLKELSKDECWELFAKHASRGNLNMFIENPRLESIGRDIAKKCNGLPLAAKVLGGLLRSTLDAEKWEQIATSNIWELTDKMSKILPAALEVSYRYLPAHLKKCFAYCSIFPKGYRFQRQELVLIWMAENLVMHSEGSKRMEETVDEYFDELISMSFFQLGIDYISEPYFVMHDLIVDLARVVSGKYCCLLEHNEDIDKIEKKTRHLGCATEVLCYGDKISTYDFKATRLRTLLSIRSGFGGSLVPKEVVHDLLSKLKCLKVLSFRDCGITDLADSIGDLKYLRYLDLSGTDIVMLPESVTLLYNLQTFKLENCRLLETLPKDMHLLINLRHLIIRQEVSYDFGSLKEMPSQISKLINLQMLTTFVVGKDSGAKIKELAKLSSLRGELSIQKLENVANITKASDQVNVLNKKQLEKLSLVWTADDVDPKHGESVLEMLSPNTTLKQIKILSYPGTKFPNWIGDDSFSNIVDIELSGSQHCSNLPPLGQLPSLKILHISSFHSVTTVGAEFYGNSSAKKPFSSLETLRFGFMSSWEQWHSMQTEDAATYGKLKTLEISFCPKLIGDLPRFLPSLTKIQIDADKQCALNIPRLPCVTEMGIKKLENVESLYEAIKAINPSSSTGSLLTTLIPLQSLTLNNCGSSFRSFHMDLFPTLRTLKIEDCHYFEALSMSDGQCQELTSLTIFNCPSFVSFPNGGLIAPKLSDLNINYCPELKWLPEKMISLSSLKSLEMRGCPLVETIPEGGLPISLSKLGIYYHQLLRIKWNWQTLPNLRNVTVDGYKEDLESFPEKGLLPATITSLSIDGFSKLRGLDKNGLSQLTSLQQLDIWLCPELQTLSEEGFPTSLSSLHIWSCPLLKKIYDTKDSENKEYWRKISHIPDVKFY from the coding sequence ATGGCTGAACTTGTGATCGGTGCTTTTCTCTCTGCTTCTTTTGATTTTTTGCTGGAAAAGATTGCTTCTCCTTATGTTGAGGAGTTCTTCTTCAAGGGAAATAAAAGTTGTGTTTCTGAGAGGCTTTTCAAGTTGAAGTCAACGTTCAACTGTCTCGCTGCTGTTCGTTTCGAGGTGGAGAACAAGAAAATCAAAAACCCTGCTGTGGAGGAGTGGCTGGACGATCTTCTCGACGCTGTGGATGATGCTGAGGACTTCTTTGGCGATGTTGAATATGATGCTCTCAAACCGAAGAAAGCTGCTGAGTCAAGGAAAGCAAGAAGAAAGGCAAGTAAGTTACTCTCTCGTTTCTTCTCCAAACCTTCGAATTCAATTGATCGTAAAAGAAACACCGATATGGAAGAGATTCTTCTGAGATTGGAGTTGTTGGCAAATCAAATTGGAATCTTGAATCTAGAAAACAATGTTGTTGAGGTGAAACCATCAGAAATGTTGTTTGTTAAGACTTCTCTGCCAGATGAACCTGAAGTTTATGGTAGAGAGAATGACAAGGATGCTTTAATGAAGTCTTTGATATCAGATGATGTAGGCAGTGATCAAAACATATGTGATGTCATTCCCATAGTGGGAATGGGTGGGATTGGAAAAACTACGCTTGCTCAAACCCTTTTCAATGATGAAGAAGTGATGAAGATGTTTGAACTTAAGGTCTGGGTGTACGTTTCTGATAAATTTGATGCCATGGCTGTGACAAAAACTATTCTTCAACAAGTAGCTCCGGATGATGCTCGTATTGACATGGATTTGAATTCGCTTCAAGTCAATTTGGCAAAGAAGTTAAAGGGAAAAAAGTTTTTGATTGTTCTAGACGATGCTTGGGCGGATGATTATGTTCAGTGGAAGGAAGTGATGAAGCCTTTCAAGGATGGAGCCAAAGGCAGCAAAATAGTAGTAACAACAAGAAACAAGACAGTTGCGGATAGCATTGGAACTGTTGATCCACACTATCTTAAAGAATTATCAAAAGATGAGTGTTGGGAACTATTTGCAAAACATGCTTCTCGGGGAAATCTTAATATGTTTATTGAGAATCCAAGATTGGAAAGTATTGGCAGAGATATTGCTAAGAAATGTAATGGCTTGCCTTTAGCTGCTAAAGTTCTAGGAGGCCTCTTGAGATCGACGTTGGATGCTGAGAAGTGGGAACAAATAGCAAcaagtaatatttgggagttgaCAGATAAAATGAGCAAGATTCTTCCTGCGGCCTTAGAAGTGAGCTACCGCTATCTTCCTGCACACTTGAAAAAGTGTTTTGCTTATTGCTCAATATTCCCAAAAGGCTATAGATTTCAAAGACAGGAACTAGTCTTAATATGGATGGCAGAAAATCTCGTGATGCATTCGGAGGGGAGTAAGAGAATGGAAGAAACTGTTGATGAGTATTTTGATGAATTAATATCTATGTCGTTTTTTCAACTGGGAATCGATTACATTTCTGAGCCGTATTTTGTTATGCATGACCTTATAGTTGATTTGGCTAGAGTTGTTTCTGGAAAATATTGTTGTTTGTTAGAGCATAATGAAGATATTGATAAGATTGAGAAGAAGACTCGTCACCTTGGATGTGCCACGGAAGTCCTTTGTTATGGTGATAAGATATCTACTTATGATTTTAAAGCTACTCGTTTGCGAACCCTTTTGTCAATAAGATCTGGTTTTGGTGGTTCATTGGTTCCTAAGGAAGTAGTGCACGATTTGCTGTCGAAGTTGAAGTGTTTGAAAGTTTTATCTTTTCGTGATTGTGGTATCACTGATTTGGCTGATTCAATTGGTGATCTAAAATATCTTCGCTATTTAGACCTTTCTGGCACCGACATTGTGATGTTGCCCGAATCTGTAACTCTATTGTACAATTTACAGACATTTAAATTAGAAAATTGTCGTCTACTTGAAACTCTCCCCAAAGATATGCACCTCCTCATTAATTTGAGACATCTTATTATCAGGCAAGAGGTGTCATATGACTTTGGGTCGTTGAAAGAGATGCCAAGCCAAATAAGTAAATTGATAAATCTCCAAATGTTGACAACATTCGTTGTGGGAAAGGATAGTGGTGCTAAAATAAAAGAGTTGGCAAAACTTTCAAGTCTACGCGGAGAACTTTCCATTCAGAAGTTAGAAAATGTGGCCAATATTACAAAAGCATCGGATCAAGTCAATGTACTAAATAAGAAGCAACTTGAGAAATTGAGTTTGGTATGGACTGCTGATGATGTTGATCCAAAACATGGAGAGAGTGTGCTTGAAATGCTTTCACCTAACACAACGTTGAAGCAGATCAAGATTCTTAGTTACCCTGGCACAAAATTTCCAAATTGGATTGGGGATGATTCGTTCAGCAACATTGTTGACATAGAGCTTAGTGGGAGTCAGCATTGCTCCAATTTACCACCACTTGGGCAACTACCTTCACTAAAAATTCTTCACATTTCAAGTTTTCATTCAGTAACGACTGTGGGTGCTGAGTTTTACGGGAATAGTTCTGCGAAGAAGCCATTTTCATCATTGGAAACCTTAAGGTTCGGCTTCATGTCATCATGGGAGCAATGGCATTCAATGCAAACTGAAGATGCAGCAACATATGGAAAGCTCAAAACACTTGAGATTTCTTTTTGTCCTAAGCTCATTGGGGATTTGCCTCGCTTCCTTCCTTCATTAACAAAGATTCAAATTGATGCAGATAAGCAGTGTGCTTTAAATATCCCAAGATTACCTTGTGTCACAGAAATGGGAATTAAAAAATTGGAAAATGTGGAATCATTGTACGAGGCAATAAAGGCAATAAATCCTTCTTCTTCGACTGGAAGTTTGCTTACCACTCTCATTCCTCTTCAGTCACTTACTTTGAATAACTGTGGGTCATCCTTTAGATCCTTCCATATGGATTTATTTCCCACTCTCCGAACTCTTAAAATAGAGGACTGCCATTACTTTGAAGCCCTCTCAATGTCCGATGGTCAATGTCAGGAACTAACTTCTCTGACTATCTTTAACTGTCCTAGCTTTGTGTCTTTCCCAAATGGTGGACTTATTGCTCCCAAACTGAGTGACTTGAATATCAATTATTGCCCTGAATTGAAGTGGTTGCCTGAGAAGATGATTTCCCTCTCATCTTTGAAATCTTTGGAAATGAGAGGTTGTCCGTTGGTAGAGACTATTCCTGAAGGTGGTCTGCCCATTAGTTTGTCTAAACTTGGGATATACTATCATCAACTTTTGAGGATAAAATGGAATTGGCAAACATTACCCAATCTCAGGAATGTTACAGTTGACGGATATAAAGAAGATTTGGAATCATTTCCGGAGAAAGGACTACTGCCTGCCACTATCACCTCTCTTTCTATCGATGGATTTTCAAAACTTAGAGGCCTGGACAAAAATGGGCTGAGTCAACTCACCTCCTTGCAACAACTTGACATCTGGTTGTGCCCTGAGTTGCAGACATTATCAGAAGAAGGGTTTCCAACATCCCTCAGCTCTTTGCATATATGGTCTTGTCCTCTGCTGAAGAAAATTTACGACACAAAGGACAGTGAGAATAAGGAGTACTGGAGAAAGATTAGTCATATACCAGATGTCAAATTTTATTGA
- the LOC133824832 gene encoding putative disease resistance protein At3g14460: protein MAELVIGAFLSASFDFLLEKIASPYVEEFFFKGNQSSVSERIFKLKSTFNCLAAVRFEVENKKIKNPAVEKWLDDLLDAVDDAEDFFGDVEYDALKPKKAAESRKARRKASKLLSCFFSKPSNSIDRKRNTDMEEILLRLELLANQIGILNLENNVVEVKPSEMLFLKTSLPDEPEVYGRENDKDALMKSLISDDVGSDQNICDVIPIVGMGGIGKTTLAQTLFNDEEVMKMFELKVWVYVSDKFDAMAVTKTILQQVAPDDARIDMDLNSLQVNLAKKLKGKKFLIVLDDAWADDYVQWKEVMKPFKDGAKGSKIVVTTRNKTVADSIGTVDPHYLKELSKDECWELFAKHASRGNLNMFIENPRLESIGRDIAKKCNGLPLAAKVLGGLLRSTLDAEKWEQIATSNIWELTDKRSKILPAALEVSYRYLPAHLKKCFAYCSIFPKGYRFQRQELVLIWMAENLVMHSEGSKRMEETVDEYFDELISMSFFQLGIDYISEPYFVMHDLIVDLARVVSGKYCCLLEHNEDIDKFEKKTRHLGCATEVLCYGDKISTYDFKATRLRTLLSIRSGFGGSLVPKEVVHDLLPKLKCLKVLSFRDCGITDLADSIGDLKYLRYLDLSGTDIVMLPESVTLLYNLQTFKLENCRLLETLPKDMHLLINLRHLIIRQEVSYDFGSLKEMPSQISKLINLQMLTTFVVGKDSGAKIEELAKLSSLRGELSIQKLENVANITKASDQVNVLNKKQLEKLSLVWTADDVDPKHGESVLEMLSPNTTLKQIKILSYPGTKFPNWIGDDSFSNIVDIELSGSQHCSNLPPLGQLPSLKILHISSFHSVTTVGAEFYGNSSAKKPFSSLETLRFGFMSSWEQWHSMQTEDAATYGKLKTLEISFCPKLIGDLPRFLPSLTKIQIDADKQCALNIPRLPYVTEMGIKKLENVESLYEAIKAINPSSSTGSLLTTLIPLQSLTLNNCGSSFRSFHMDLFPTLRTLKIEDCHYFEALSMSDGQCQELTSLTIFNCPSFVSFPNGGLIAPKLSDLNINYCPELKWLPEKMISLSSLKSLEMRGCPLVETIPEGGLPISLSKLGIYYHQLLRIKWNWQTLPNLRNVTVDGYKEDLESFPEKGLLPATITSLSIDGFSKLRGLDKNGLSQLTSLQQLDIWLCPELQTLSEEGFPTSLSSLHIWSCPLLKKIYDTKDSENKEYWRKISHIPDVKFY, encoded by the coding sequence ATGGCTGAACTTGTGATCGGTGCTTTTCTCTCTGCTTCTTTTGATTTTTTGCTGGAAAAGATTGCTTCTCCTTATGTTGAGGAGTTCTTCTTCAAGGGAAATCAAAGTAGTGTTTCTGAGAGGATTTTCAAGTTGAAGTCAACGTTCAACTGTCTCGCTGCTGTTCGTTTCGAGGTGGAGAACAAGAAAATCAAAAACCCTGCTGTGGAGAAGTGGCTGGACGATCTTCTCGACGCTGTGGATGATGCTGAGGACTTCTTTGGCGATGTTGAATATGATGCTCTCAAACCGAAGAAAGCTGCTGAGTCAAGGAAAGCAAGAAGAAAGGCAAGTAAGTTACTCTCTTGTTTCTTCTCTAAACCTTCGAATTCAATTGATCGTAAAAGAAACACCGATATGGAAGAGATTCTTCTGAGATTGGAGTTGTTGGCAAATCAAATTGGAATCTTGAATCTAGAAAACAATGTTGTTGAGGTGAAACCATCAGAAATGTTGTTTCTTAAGACTTCTCTGCCGGATGAACCTGAAGTTTATGGTAGAGAGAATGACAAGGATGCTTTAATGAAGTCTTTGATATCAGATGATGTAGGCAGTGATCAAAACATATGTGATGTCATTCCCATAGTGGGAATGGGTGGGATTGGAAAAACTACGCTTGCTCAAACCCTTTTCAATGATGAAGAAGTGATGAAGATGTTTGAACTTAAGGTGTGGGTGTACGTTTCTGATAAATTTGATGCCATGGCTGTGACAAAAACCATTCTTCAACAAGTAGCTCCGGATGATGCTCGTATTGACATGGATTTGAATTCGCTTCAAGTCAATTTGGCAAAGAAGTTAAAGGGAAAAAAGTTTTTGATTGTTCTAGACGATGCTTGGGCGGATGATTATGTTCAGTGGAAGGAAGTGATGAAGCCTTTCAAGGATGGAGCCAAAGGCAGCAAAATAGTAGTAACAACAAGAAACAAGACAGTTGCGGATAGCATTGGAACTGTTGATCCACACTATCTTAAAGAATTATCAAAAGATGAGTGTTGGGAACTATTTGCAAAACATGCTTCTCGGGGAAATCTTAATATGTTTATTGAGAATCCAAGATTGGAAAGTATTGGCAGAGATATTGCTAAGAAATGTAATGGCTTGCCTTTAGCTGCTAAAGTTCTAGGAGGCCTCTTGAGATCGACGTTGGATGCTGAGAAGTGGGAACAAATAGCAAcgagtaatatttgggagttgaCAGATAAAAGGAGCAAGATTCTTCCTGCGGCCTTAGAAGTGAGCTACCGCTATCTTCCTGCACACTTGAAAAAGTGTTTTGCTTATTGCTCAATATTCCCAAAAGGCTATAGATTTCAAAGACAGGAACTAGTCTTAATATGGATGGCAGAAAATCTCGTGATGCATTCGGAGGGGAGTAAGAGAATGGAAGAAACTGTTGATGAGTATTTTGATGAATTAATATCTATGTCGTTTTTTCAACTGGGAATCGATTACATTTCTGAGCCGTATTTTGTTATGCATGACCTTATAGTTGATTTGGCTAGAGTTGTTTCTGGAAAATATTGTTGTTTGTTAGAGCATAATGAAGATATTGATAAGTTTGAGAAGAAGACTCGTCACCTTGGATGTGCCACGGAAGTCCTTTGTTATGGTGATAAGATATCTACTTATGATTTTAAAGCTACTCGTTTGCGAACCCTTTTGTCAATAAGATCTGGTTTTGGTGGTTCATTGGTTCCTAAGGAAGTAGTGCACGATTTGCTGCCGAAGTTGAAGTGTTTGAAAGTTTTATCTTTTCGTGATTGTGGTATCACTGATTTGGCTGATTCAATTGGTGATCTAAAATATCTTCGCTATTTAGACCTTTCTGGCACCGACATTGTGATGTTGCCCGAATCTGTAACTCTATTGTACAATTTACAGACATTTAAATTAGAAAATTGTCGTCTACTTGAAACTCTCCCCAAAGATATGCACCTCCTCATTAATTTGAGACATCTTATTATCAGGCAAGAGGTGTCATATGACTTTGGGTCGTTGAAAGAGATGCCAAGCCAAATAAGTAAATTGATAAATCTCCAAATGTTGACAACATTCGTTGTGGGAAAGGATAGTGGTGCTAAAATAGAAGAGTTGGCAAAACTTTCAAGTCTACGCGGAGAACTTTCCATTCAGAAGTTAGAAAATGTGGCCAATATTACAAAAGCATCGGATCAAGTCAATGTACTAAATAAGAAGCAACTTGAGAAATTGAGTTTGGTATGGACTGCTGATGATGTTGATCCAAAACATGGAGAGAGTGTGCTTGAAATGCTTTCACCTAACACAACGTTGAAGCAGATCAAGATTCTTAGTTACCCTGGCACAAAATTTCCAAATTGGATTGGGGATGATTCGTTCAGCAACATTGTTGACATAGAGCTTAGTGGGAGTCAGCATTGCTCCAATTTACCACCACTTGGGCAACTGCCTTCACTAAAAATTCTTCACATTTCAAGTTTTCATTCAGTAACGACTGTGGGTGCTGAGTTTTACGGGAATAGTTCTGCGAAGAAGCCATTTTCATCATTGGAAACCTTAAGGTTCGGCTTCATGTCATCATGGGAGCAATGGCATTCAATGCAAACTGAAGATGCAGCAACATATGGAAAGCTCAAAACACTTGAGATTTCTTTTTGTCCTAAGCTCATTGGGGATTTGCCTCGCTTCCTTCCTTCATTAACAAAGATTCAAATTGATGCAGATAAGCAGTGTGCTTTAAATATCCCAAGATTACCTTATGTCACAGAAATGGGAATTAAAAAATTGGAAAATGTGGAATCATTGTACGAGGCAATAAAGGCAATAAATCCTTCTTCTTCGACTGGAAGTTTGCTTACCACTCTCATTCCTCTTCAGTCACTTACTTTGAATAACTGTGGGTCATCCTTTAGATCCTTCCATATGGATTTATTTCCCACTCTCCGAACTCTTAAAATAGAGGACTGCCATTACTTTGAAGCCCTCTCAATGTCCGATGGTCAATGTCAGGAACTAACTTCTCTGACTATCTTTAACTGTCCTAGCTTTGTCTCTTTCCCAAATGGTGGACTTATTGCTCCCAAACTGAGTGACTTGAATATCAATTATTGCCCTGAATTGAAGTGGTTGCCTGAGAAGATGATTTCCCTCTCATCTTTGAAATCTTTGGAAATGAGAGGTTGTCCGTTGGTAGAGACTATTCCTGAAGGTGGTCTGCCCATTAGTTTGTCTAAACTTGGGATATACTATCATCAACTTTTGAGGATAAAATGGAATTGGCAAACATTACCCAATCTCAGGAATGTTACAGTTGACGGATATAAAGAAGATTTGGAATCATTTCCGGAGAAAGGACTACTGCCTGCCACTATCACCTCTCTTTCTATCGATGGATTTTCAAAACTTAGAGGCCTGGACAAAAATGGGCTGAGTCAACTCACCTCCTTGCAACAACTTGACATCTGGTTGTGCCCTGAGTTGCAGACATTATCAGAAGAAGGGTTTCCAACATCCCTCAGCTCTTTGCATATATGGTCTTGTCCTCTGCTGAAGAAAATTTACGACACAAAGGACAGTGAGAATAAGGAGTACTGGAGAAAGATTAGTCATATACCAGATGTCAAATTTTATTGA